The following DNA comes from Terriglobia bacterium.
CACCATCCGCGCCAGCAAGGACGGCTACATTGCCCGCCGAAAAGAGTGCGAATTCCTGGTGGCGATGAATCCGGAGACGGCCCAGGAGGACGTGAAGTCGCTGACCCCGGGCGCCGCCGTGCTCTATGACGAACCGCTCAACCTGAGCTCGCTCCGCCAGGACCTGATCTTCTACTCGGTACCATTCGACAAGCTGGTGACGACCGTGTGTGCCGAGGCCAAGCTGCGCAAGCTGGTCAAGAACATGGTGTACGTCGGGGTGGTCGCGCAGTTGCTGAAGCTGGATCCAGCGGAGATGGAGAAAGCCATCCGCCGGCAGTTTGGGCGCAAGCTGAAGGCCGCCGATCTCAACGTCAACGCCGCCAAAGCCGGATACGACTACGCCGCTGCCTCGCTCACCAAGTCTGACCCGTGCTCCATCGAGCGCATGGACAAGACGCGCGGCAAAATCATCATTGACGGCAACTCGGCGGGCGCGCTGGGTTCCATGTTCGCCGGCGTGACGGTCGTGACCTGGTACCCGATCACGCCTTCGTCCTCGCTCGTCGAAACCCTCATCGAATACATGAAGGAATACCGCATCGGCAAAGACGGCAAAGCTACTTTCGCAATCGTACAAGCGGAAGACGAACTCGCTGCCGTCGGCATGGTGCTGGGCGCGGCCTGGGCCGGCGCCCGGTCCATGACCTCCACTTCGGGCCCCGGCATCTCGCTGATGGCGGAATTTACCGGGCTGGGCTATTACGTCGAAGTGCCGGCGGTGATCTGGGACATCCAGCGCGTCGGACCCTCCACCGGCCTGCCGACGCGCACCGCGCAGGGCGACGTCCTCTCCACCGCGTTCCTCTCGCACGGCGATACCAAGCACATCGTGCTCTTCCCGTGTTCGGTGGCCGAGTGCTTCACCATGGCCGGCGAAGCTTTTGATTTGGCCGAACACTTCCAGACACCGGTGTTCGTCCTCTCCGACCTCGATCTGGGCATGAACAACTGGATGTCGGAGCCGTTTCAGTATCCCGAAAAGCCCATCCGCCGTGGCAAGGTGCTGAGCAAGGAAGATCTCGACCGGTTGGGGAGTTTCGCCCGCTACAAGGACGTGGACGGCGACGGCATCGGCTATCGCACCTTGCCGGGCACTGAGCATCCCGCGGCGGCGTACTTCGCGCGCGGCAGCGGGCACAATGAAGCCGCGCAGTACAGCGAGCGTCCCGACGATTATGTCAACAACATGGAGCGCCTGAATCACAAATTCGAGACCGCGCGCTCGCACGTGCCCAAGCCGGAGATGGCGCAAAACGGCAAGTCCAAGGTCGGCATCATCGCCTACGGCACTTCGCACTGGGCACTGGTGGAAAGCCGCGACCAGATGCGCAAGGAATACGGCGTCGAAACCGACTACCTGCGCATCCGGGCGTTCCCCTTCAACCGCGACGTGCACGAGTTCGTCGCCTCGCACGACCGCATTTACGTGGTGGACCAGAACCGCGACGCGCAAATGATGGCGCTGCTCAAGCTCGATCTCGACGCCGCCCAGCTTACCAAGCTGCGCAGCGTGCGCCACTACAACGGGCTGCCGATTGACGCCCGTTCTGTCACCGACGAGATTATTTCGCAGGAGGGCCGATAATATGGCGACCGCACCGACTTCCACGCCCCAGCCCAAGACCAACCGCATCGGCCTGACGGTGATCGAATACAAAGGCGGCAAGACTACGCTGTGCGCCGGTTGCGGCCACAATGCCATCTCGGAACGCATTATTGACGCGATGTACGAAATGGGCATTCCGCCGGAGCACGTGATCAAGCCCTCCGGCATCGGCTGCTCCTCGAAAAGCCCGGCCTATTTCATGAACCGCTCGCACAGCTTCAACGCGGTGCACGGCCGCATGCCCTCGGTGGCCACCGGGGCGCTGCTGGCCAACCGCAAGCTGATCGCGCTCGGCGTCAGCGGCGACGGCGACACCGCGTCCATCGGCATCGGGCAGTTCGTGCACATGATGCGGCGCAACCTGCCCATGATCTACATCATCGAGGACAACGGCGTGTACGGCCTGACCAAGGGCCAGTTCTCGGCCACGGCGGATATTGGTTCCAAGCTGAAAAGCGGCGTCATTAACGACCTGCCGCCCATCGATACCTGCTCGCTCGCCATCATGCTGGGCGCAACCTACGTTGGGCGCTCTTTTTCAGGCGACAAGAAGCAGTTGCTGGCCATGCTGAAGGCCGCCATCGCGCACAACGGCACGGCCATGCTGGACGTCATTTCGCCGTGTGTCACGTTCAACGACCACGAGGGTTCGACTAAGTCGTACAAGTTCACCAAGGATCACGATGAACCCTTGCAGGAAGTGAGCTTCGTGCCCGCGTTTGAAGACATTGACGTGGAGTACGAGGCGGGAGCGACGGTTGATGTCAGCATGCACGACGGCTCTCGCCTGCGCTTGCGCAAGATCGAAGAGGGGTACGATCCGACCAACAAGGCGGAATCGCTGAAGCGATTGGCCGAAGCCCATGACAAAGGCGAAATCCTGACCGGCGTTTTTTATGTTAACCCCACTGCGCCGACGTTCATGGAGCTGCTCAACGTCACCGACGAATCCCTCGCGACTTTGCCGGAGTCGGTGGTGCGTCCTTCACGGCAGGTGCTGGAAGAGTGCATGGAGGAACTGCGGTAAAGCGTTCACTTCTGAGTACGTGGCCGACTTTCTTCTGTTGAAGGCCGCAGCAAGGTTCGTACAATGCGGCCCATGAGCAGCCCCGGGCCTCTGTACCGTCCGTACGAAAAACTCATCAAGATCACCATCATGGGCCGGGAGTTTGAAGTGCCCGAAGGCAACATGATGCTGCGGGCGATGCAGTTCCTGGCGCCGGAGGAAATCTCCTACGGCCGCTTCTGCTGGAACGAGGACTGCCAGTATTGTCGCGTGGTGTACGACATGGGCGAGGGCACGCAGGCGCACGCGGCCATCTCCTGCAAGCTGATGGTCAAGGAAGGTATGCGCGTCATCGAAATGGCGCAGGAGATTCGGTACTGCTTGCGCAGTTTAAATCTGAAGTGAGTTGCGTGTTGTGACGCATCTGGTGATCGGGTGATCTAAAACCTTCCCGCTTTAGATCGCCAGATCATCCGATCACCCGATATTCAGTCCCCCGGCCTGCGCGCGGGACGTGCGGCGCTGGGCTTGGTGCCCAGCGAAGCCAGCCGCTTGCGTGCCTGGTCGGCTTCCAGCGACCGCGGGTAGCGCTTGACGAGGGCGTTCAACTCCCGGACCCCATCATTGCGGCGTCCCAGTTCCAGCAACGCAAATCCCTTTTTCAGTTGCGCCGCCGGAGCCTTATTGCCGCTGGGATACTGTTCCAGGACCTTGTCGTATTCCTGCACCGCCTGCTCGTAGTTGCCCTGCCGATAAGCGAGGTCGGCGATGTAGAACTGCGCGTTCCCCGCGAGGTCGGTGTTGGGATAGAACTTCAGGTAATCGGCAAACTCCTGCAGCGCCAGGTCGTACTTGGCGGCGTTGTAGTCGCGCAACGCGTTGTTGTAGAGCACGTCGGGCGGAGGCGCCTGCTGCTGCGCCGGCTGCGCGGGGGGCTGGCCGGCCGCAGCGCCGGGGGGCAATGTGGTCTGCGCGTTTTGCATGGCCTCGAGCTGGTTGCCGATCTTGCCCATGCGCGCCTTGAGTTCATCCACCGAGTCGTTCAGCGCCTGGATTTGCCCGGAAAGCTGGTCGGTGCGCGTGCCGCCCTCCGCCTGCTGCTGCTTGAGAGTGCGTTGCAGATCGGCGAGGCCGGCATTGATCTGGTTCATCTTGTCGGTGCTGGATTCGATCAGGTTTCGCATCACGCCCATGCGCTCGTCGAAAGCCTGCTGCATGCGCGCCATCTGGTCCTGCAGCGCCTGCACCTGTGTCTGGAGCTGAACGATTTCCTTGCTGACCGGAAACGCGGGCAAGGCGGCGGCGACCAGCAATGCCAGGGGAACAAAGAACTTCAAAGTTTTCATAGACAGCTGCTCAGTTGTGCTGCTCTGTTGGATGCAGAAATACTGCTGTTGGTGCTGGGTAGCCGGCCGTTGGCCGGTGAATCGCCCGGTGGACAGGGAGATGCGGACACAGAAGATGGCTCCGGTGTCCGCGCACTGTTCTCTACCACGGTCCCCAGCAACCCGTGCCCCAGGCTACCTCTGGTACACGAAGTGCCCGCGGCGGTTTTGTTGCCAGCACTGCTCGCTGGACTCGGTGCAGAACGGCTTTTCCTTGCCGTAGCTGATGGCGTGGATACGATCCGCTCCGACACCGGCCTGGATGAGCGCGTTCTTCACCGCATTCGCGCGATTGTCGCCGAGCGCCAGGTTGTACTCCGTCGAGCCGCGCTCGTCGCAATGTCCCTCGAGGGTGAAGTGCATCGCGGGATGCTGCGCGAGGAACTGTGCGTCGGCCTGCAGCGCCGCCTGCTGGTCCGCCCGGATATCGTACTTGTCGTAGTCGAAGAAGATGTCCCTGACGTTCCGGCTGAACAACTCCTCGTCGGTAGCGCTGGGTTGGAACGGCGGCGGCGGCGGTGGCGTGACCGTCACCCGCGCCGTGGCTTCCTGGGTGCCGCCGGCGCCCTTGGCGACCAGCCGGTAGGTGGTGGACTGTGTCGGTGACACGCGCTGCGAGCCGTTGGGATTCACATTGCTGCCGTCGAGCGTGACAGCGGTGGCGTTCTGCGTTTGCCATGTCAGCGTGCTCGATTGCCCCAGCTGAATGGTGTCGGGGCTGGCGCTCAGTGAAGCCGTCGGCGCTGCCGGCGGTGGTGGCGGTGGCGGTGGCGCCGGAGCGACTTTCTTCTTGCAACCGCCCAGAGTCAGCACACTGCCCAAAAGCACGATGAGAAAAATCCACTTCAACCTGTCGTGATTCACCTCTCTCCTCCCGTACAACGCAAGTGAACCCAAATCATCCAGCGGCCGGTGTCTGTTAAGAATCGTCCGGCGTTCTGCCTGCAATCCAACAATGTACACCCGGAAAGCCTAAAACGTTTCCACTACATTTGCGCACACACACGTTCGTGTGATGCAAGATGCGCCTGGCCCGTTGTGCAACGCTATTTCCAACTCCAGTTGGGCTGCGTATTGTGACCGGCGCTGGTCAAGCGGTGCTGCTCGGTACCGTCGGCCAGCATGGTCCAAATCTGTTCGCCGCCGGCGCGGTTGGACTGAAACACAAGGTGCCGCCCGTCCGGAGACCATGACGGAAAATCGTTGCGGCCGGCCTCGTGCGTCAGCTGGACGATCTGCTTGCTGGCGATATCCATGACGTAGATGTCCTGCGCTCCCGGCATGCCGGGCCCGTAGTGCCGGATCCAGGCGAAGGCGAGGTACTGGCCGTTGGGCGACCACGATGGCGACACGGCATAGCCCTGGTCGGTGATGCGCTGCGGGTTCGTGCCATCGGCCTCCATGAGGTAGATCTGCGGCAGGCCGCTGCGTCCGCTGACCCACGCAATCTGCGCCCCGGTCTTCGGGTTCCACACCGGCGCCACGTCCGGTCCGCGGTAGGCGGTGACGCGCCGCAGGTGCGAGCCGTCAGAGTCGGCGACGAAAATCTCCGGATCGCCGCTGCGCGACGATGAGAACGCAATCTGCTTCCCGTCGGGCGCCCAGGCCGGCGAGAGGTTGGTGCCGCCAAAACGCGGAAACGACACGGTGCGGCCGAGGTCCAGGGAGTACATTCCAATGTTCCACCCGCCGCCGGTGATAGCGCTGAAGGCGACCCGCGAACCGTCGGGCGAAATGCGCGGCGACAGCGCGATCGAGCCCAGGTGCGTCAACGGGCGCTGATTCGCGCCGTCATAATCCATGAGCCAGATTTCCTTGTGCCCGTCCCGGCTGCTGACGAAAGCAATTTTGCTCTCCGCGATGCCCGGGATGCCGCCGCCCAGGCGAAAGATGATCTCATCGGCGAAGCGGTGCGCGATGATGCGCGCGTTCTCTTCCGTCGCCTTTTCGCGGTACTGCTTGCCCAGCACCTGCGGCGACTGCGAGTTCTTCACGTCGTACAGCCAGCCCTGCACGACCACATCGCCGGCGGAGGCGTTGAGGTTGCCGAACGCCAGCATGCCGGCATTGGTCGGAGGATTGGCCCACGCGTCGAGTTTCACTTCGTCGGGCGAACCCGGCACCTGGAGCGGGTAGAAGCTCTTGGAGACGACGTCGAAAATGCCGGCCTGGCTGAGGTCGTTCCACAGGGTTTCGTTGAACGCCTTCAGCAGCAGGCCACTGGCGGAATCGGCGGTCACCTGCTTGAAGTCGGGCACCGCAAGGCGGACTTTTTCGACCCCAAGCCCCGTGCCGGTACGGATCCAGTCGTTCTGGGCGAAAGACACTGACGTCAGCAACAGGATCGCGAGAAATGCCAGAACAATTCGTTTCATCATTGATGTGTAATTTGCAATTTGTAATTTGTAATTTTCCACTGCGTCGCGCAATTCCGCCGCAGAAATTGCCAATTACAAATTACCAATTGCAAATTTCCTACCTCCGGAAATCAAACCAGAATTCCACCGAGACGCGGTTGCCGGCGTACTCATTGGGCAAGGGCCCGAAAGAGTCGATGCGCTGCAGCGCGCGCAGCGCCGACTGGTCCAGCGACGGCACGCCGCTGGATTGCTCGATCTGCACGTTGGCCGGCTGCCCGCTCCGCGTGATTTCGAAGGTGATGTAAACCCGGCGCGCATCGTGGATATTCGGGTCGATCTCGTATTTCAGCCAGTTCTCCGAAACCTTCTGCTGCACCACGCGGACGTACCACCCGAAGCGCGAACCGAAATCCCCGCTGCCGCCGTTGAACCCGAACCCGCCTTTCGCATTCGGGGTGCTGAACACGCCATACGGCCCGCTCACCGGACCGCCCTGTCCGAAGGGCACCACATTGCTGGGCTCTTCCTCCGGCGGGCGGGGTTTCGTCTGGGTCGAGGTGCGGGGCTTCGGCTCGGGACGCCGCTTGGTGTCCTTCTCCGGGATCGGGATCGCCTCCGGGGTTGGTTCTTCTTTCACCTGGGGCAACGATTGCGTCAACCCCTTCGATTCGTTGGCCAGGATGTTCTGCGTCTGTGTCGCGGCATGGGGCAACGGGATGGTGCTGACCAGGGTGGCGCTCATGGCGCTTCCGCCTGAGCCGGCGCCGCCCCAGGATTCGCCGGCGAAGCGCCCGAAAATGGCCCCGTAAATGAGCATGGACGCAAAGAACAGCCCATGCAGCGCAACCGACCAGGCCAGCGGCTGCTGCCAGTTCTCCCGTTCGGTATAGATATCAGCGCGTGCCGGCATTCGGGTTCAGGGGCTGTGTGACGATGCTGACGTTGGTGATACCCGCCTGCTTGACAGCGTCCATCACCGTGGCAAAAGCGCCGAACGGAACATTTTCGTCGGCGCGAAGAAAAATGGATTGCCGTTGCGGATCGCGGACCCTCCGGCGCAACGTGGCCGGAATCAGGTTCACGTTGATGGGATCGTTGCCGAGAAACACGCGCTGCTGCTTGTCGATGCTGATGACCAGGCGCTCTTCCGTGATTTCCTTCACCGTCTTGGTTTTTGGAACGTCCACTTCGATGCCGGACTGCAGAATGGGCGCGGTCAGCATAAAAATGATCAGCAGCACCAGCACCACGTCCACCAGCGGCGTGATGTTGATGTCGGCCAGCGCCGAGCGGGTGCGGCCGTTGGAATCGGTGAATGCCATTACCGTAACTCCGGTTCCGTGGCGGCGACGCGGCGCGGCGTCTCGGCGCCGGCGCGCTCCACGGCGTTGAGCATTTCCAGCGAGAAGTCATCCATGCGCTTGCCGAACTCCCGCAGGTCGTTGCCAAACAGGTTGTAGGCGATCAACGCCGGGATGGCGGCGAACAGGCCGGCGGCGGTGGTGATCAGCGCCTCGGAAATCCCGGGCGCCACCGCGCGCAAGGTCGCCGCTCCCGCCGTGCCCAGGCCATGGAAGGCATCAATGATGCCCCACACGGTACCGAACAATCCGATGAACGGGGTAGTGGCGGCGGTGATCGCGAGCCAGGGCAGGCGGCGCTCCAGCCGCGTCAATTCCTCGGAGGCGCCGATCTGCATGGCGCGCTGGATGGGGGCGGAGCTGCCGCGCGAGCGCTTGTACTCGTCATATCCGCTCGTGAAGACGGCCACCAGCGGGCTGGGCCTGAACTGCTCCGACACCGCGGCAATGTCCTGGAAGCGCTGCGCCCGCCGGAAAGCACGCAAGAACCGCCCGCTTTGCACGCGCGCCCGCCGCAGCAGGTTCCATCGCGAAAGAATGATGGACCAGGAGAGGAGGCTGAAGAACAGCAGAATGATGAGAACCACCTTGGCAACCGGACCGGACTGCCAAACCAGGTTGGCGATCTCACCGCCGATGACAAACGAAAGGAAGGGGGAAATAAGCATCATCCTTCAGGAAAATTTGTCCCACAACTGGACTCAATTATAGACCAGCGCTGCGGGAGTAAGTTGTTGCCGTATGTGGTCCGAGTTGAATGCTCACCATCGGTGAACGCAATCTTTCACGTCCCACCACGCTGGGCGCTCCGGGCTTCACCTGAGCTTTGATGCCTTCCACTCGGAAAGCGGAACCGGCAACTTGAAAACGGCAGTCGTGCTATTCTGCGCACGAATTTCTCCCACAGGAATCTCCGGTGCTCCTCGAACTGCGCGTCGAAAACTATGCCGTCATCGATCACGTGGTGGTGGAATTCGCCCCGGGATTAAACCTCCTGACCGGCGAAACCGGCGCGGGCAAGTCCATCCTGATCGACGCGCTGGCGTTGCTGCTCGGCGAAAAGGCTACCAGCGACATCATCCGCCACGGGGCGGACAAGGCGGTGGTGTCGGCGGTCTTCGACGTGGACGACCGGCGCGCGGCCGAGGTCCTGGAACAGAACGGCATCGACTCCGACAATTGCGAAATTATTCTTCGGCGCGAAATCGCCGGCGGCGGCCGCGGGCGCGTATTCGTCAACAACCAGCCGGCCACGGTCGCCGTGCTCAAGCAACTCGCGCCCATGTTGGCGTCGGTGCACGCGCAGACCGAGTCCATCCTGGGTTTCGACGCCGCCGCGCGGCTGAAGCTGCTGGACCTGTTCGGCGGATGCGATGCCGGCGCAGCGGCCGCCGTGTTCAGCACCTGGCATGGAATCCGCGGCCGCATCGCCGAGTTGGAACGCGGCGAACAAGACAAATTGCGCCTGATCGATCTGTGGAGCTTCCAGAAGAAGGAGATTGAGAGCGCGCGGCTGCAGGCGGGCGAAGATGAGCGGCTCGAGGCGGAGAAGCGCGTCCTCGCCAATGCCGAGAAAATCTACCTCGCCGCCATGACGGCCTACGACCTGCTGTACGAAGGCGACGCATCGGCCGCCAGCTCATTGCGGGCGGCTTCGCGGCAGGTCGAGGAACTCGCGCGTTACGACCCGACCTTCCAGGATTCGCTGGCAGCGCTGGAATCGGCGCGCATCGCCGCCGAAGACCTTGGTGCCACGTTGCGCGAGTATGCCGGGGCCATCAACGCCTCCCCGGAACGGCTGGCCGAGATCGAAAACCGGCTGGCTACGCTCGATCGCATGAAGCGCAAGTACGGAGAGTCGCTGGATGCCGTCATCGCGTTCGGCGAAGAAGTCGCGCGCAAGCTCAACGAGATCGAAAACAAGGACGAGGTGCTGCGCAATCTGCGCGCGGAATTGGCGGCAGCGGCCGCACAGTATCTTTCAGCCGCGCGCGCCCTCTCGCGCCAGAGAACCGACGCCGCGCGCCGCCTGGAAAAATTGGTCGAGCAGGAAGTAAACGAGCTGGCGATGAAGGCCCGCTTCCGCGTGCAGGTGGATGGTTCCGACGAGGAGCAGAACTGGAGCAGTTCCGGGTTCGACCAGGTGCAATACCTGATCGCGACCAACCCCGGCGAACCGCTGAAGCCGGTGGAGCAGATCGCTTCCGGCGGCGAATTGTCGCGCGTCATGCTGGCGCTGAAGGCGACCATTGAAGCGCGGACGCGGCGGCGGAGTAACGAGACACAGCGCACAATGGTTTTCGATGAGATTGATATCGGCATCGGCGGGCGCGCGGCGGAGGCCGTTGGCAAGAAGCTGAAAGAGCTCGCAGCCACCTCGCAAGTGCTCTGCATTACGCACCTGCCGCAGATCGCCTGCTTTGCCGATCAGCATTACGTCATCGAAAAGAAGGCAGTGGCCGGACGCACCCGCACCATCCTCCGTCGTCTCGACGACCGCGAACGCCGCGAGGAACTGGCGCGCATGTTGAGCGGCGCCAAGGTCACGGAAACCTCGCTTAAGCACGCCGAGCAAATGCTGAAGGCAGGAACTCCGAGGTAGGGCTGCGCCCGTCCAAGCCGCATTTTCCGCCCGCGAGTTCTGGGCGCTGTTCACTGCGGAATAGCGCCGACCGATGTTAATCCCCGCATTGTCTGTTATTTACATTGACGGTACGCGTTGGGGTGAGCTAGGTTGGCATCGTTTATACTACCAAGGGTGAGGGGTGCACCGGCTCCGGGTAGCCGGTCAGGATTGATGACCGACAAGCACGAGAAATCGCTGTTGTTATTGAAGCCGCGTGGCTTTTGCGCCGGAGTGGTGCGCGCCATTGACATTGTCCGCATCGCACTCGAGACCTTCGGCCCGCCGATCTACGTCCGCAAGGAAATCGTCCATAACCGCTATGTGGTCGAGGAGCTTTCGGCCAAGGGCGCGATTTTTGTGGACAACGTGGACGAGGTCCCGGCCGGGGAGCGCGTCATCTACAGCGCCCACGGCGTCGCCCCCAAGGTCCGCGACGCCAGCAAAGACAGGAATTTGCGGGTGATCGACGCCACCTGCCCGCTGGTGACCAAGGTGCACGTCGAGGCCATCCGTTTCGCCAAGGAAGGGTATTCGTTGATCCTGATCGGTCACCGCGACCACGATGAGGTGATCGGCACCCTCGGCGAAGCTCCGGCAGCGACCCAGGTGGTGGGTTCGGCGAAAGACGTGGAAAAGCTCCACGTTCCCGATCCCGATCGGGTGGCGTACCTGACGCAGACCACCCTCAGCCTTGACGAAACCCGCGACATTGTCGAGGCGCTGAAAAACAAGTTTCCCAACATCACCGGCCCGGCCGCCCAGGACATCTGCTATGCCACCGAAAACCGGCAGACGGCGGTGAAGCACATTGCCAGCGAGGTTGACCTGCTGCTGGTGGTCGGTTCCGATAATAGTTCCAACTCCAAGCGCCTGGTGGAAGTAGCCGGGAGCCTGCGCACGCCGTCGTACCTGATCGAAAACTATCGCGCCATCCGGCCGGAGTGGCTGCAATCGGTGCGCAATGTTGCCGTCACTGCGGGAGCGAGTGCGCCGGAGTGTCTGGTCGAAGAAGTGGTTGAGTTCCTGCGCGGAAAGGGTTTTACCGGTCTCAGGGAAGTGGAAGTGATGCCGGAAAACGTCCGGTTCGGGCTGCCGCCGGAAATTGTCGAGGCGATTGGCAGCGCTCCGGCCGCAGCCACGGCGGAGTGATCCCGTCAGAAGGAGAGTTCGGGCGGGTTTTGTCCCCCAGAAACCTGATGAAGTTTGGCAAGATCGACGACATCGTGAGCCGCGTCGCCGCGGCGCTGGACGCGGCGCGCAAGCATTTGTTCTCTGTCCAGCACGAGGACGGGTACTGGTGTGGCGAACTCGAGGCGGACACCACGCTCGAGTCCGACTACATTGCCATGCACACCCTGCTCGGCACTGGTGATCCCAACAAATTCCAGAAAGCGGCGCGCTGCATCCTCGACCACCAGAACGAAGACGGCGGCTGGCCCATTTTTCCCGACGGTCCTTCCGATGTCAGCGCCTCGGTGAAGGCATATTTTGCCCTCAAGCTGGCCGGCTACAGCGCGCAGCACCCGGCGATGGCGCGTGCGCGCGGCAAAATCCGTGAACTCGGCGGACCCAGTTGCGCCAATACCTACACCAAGATCTATCTCTGCTTTTTCGGGCAGTATGACTGGTTCGCCGTGCCCGCGATTCCCCCGGAGATCGTGCTGTTTCCCAACTGGTTCTGGTTCAACATCTACGAGATTTCCTCCTGGTCGCGCGCCATTTTCATCCCGCTGGCGATCGTGTACGCGAAGAAGCCGTACAAGAAGATTCCGCCGGAAATGGGCATCGAGGAACTTTTTCCGGGAGGGCGCGACAACTGCAATCTCTACTTGCACTGGGACTCGCGCTTCTTCAGTTGGCGGAATT
Coding sequences within:
- a CDS encoding (2Fe-2S)-binding protein, producing the protein MSSPGPLYRPYEKLIKITIMGREFEVPEGNMMLRAMQFLAPEEISYGRFCWNEDCQYCRVVYDMGEGTQAHAAISCKLMVKEGMRVIEMAQEIRYCLRSLNLK
- a CDS encoding 2-oxoacid:acceptor oxidoreductase subunit alpha, whose translation is MATTEIGPQELAGRLDRKQVVNDFSLQVATVNGSGSQSANSVLLRTIFQMGVPVSGKNLFPSNIAGLPTWYTIRASKDGYIARRKECEFLVAMNPETAQEDVKSLTPGAAVLYDEPLNLSSLRQDLIFYSVPFDKLVTTVCAEAKLRKLVKNMVYVGVVAQLLKLDPAEMEKAIRRQFGRKLKAADLNVNAAKAGYDYAAASLTKSDPCSIERMDKTRGKIIIDGNSAGALGSMFAGVTVVTWYPITPSSSLVETLIEYMKEYRIGKDGKATFAIVQAEDELAAVGMVLGAAWAGARSMTSTSGPGISLMAEFTGLGYYVEVPAVIWDIQRVGPSTGLPTRTAQGDVLSTAFLSHGDTKHIVLFPCSVAECFTMAGEAFDLAEHFQTPVFVLSDLDLGMNNWMSEPFQYPEKPIRRGKVLSKEDLDRLGSFARYKDVDGDGIGYRTLPGTEHPAAAYFARGSGHNEAAQYSERPDDYVNNMERLNHKFETARSHVPKPEMAQNGKSKVGIIAYGTSHWALVESRDQMRKEYGVETDYLRIRAFPFNRDVHEFVASHDRIYVVDQNRDAQMMALLKLDLDAAQLTKLRSVRHYNGLPIDARSVTDEIISQEGR
- a CDS encoding MotA/TolQ/ExbB proton channel family protein, translated to MMLISPFLSFVIGGEIANLVWQSGPVAKVVLIILLFFSLLSWSIILSRWNLLRRARVQSGRFLRAFRRAQRFQDIAAVSEQFRPSPLVAVFTSGYDEYKRSRGSSAPIQRAMQIGASEELTRLERRLPWLAITAATTPFIGLFGTVWGIIDAFHGLGTAGAATLRAVAPGISEALITTAAGLFAAIPALIAYNLFGNDLREFGKRMDDFSLEMLNAVERAGAETPRRVAATEPELR
- the ybgF gene encoding tol-pal system protein YbgF: MKTLKFFVPLALLVAAALPAFPVSKEIVQLQTQVQALQDQMARMQQAFDERMGVMRNLIESSTDKMNQINAGLADLQRTLKQQQAEGGTRTDQLSGQIQALNDSVDELKARMGKIGNQLEAMQNAQTTLPPGAAAGQPPAQPAQQQAPPPDVLYNNALRDYNAAKYDLALQEFADYLKFYPNTDLAGNAQFYIADLAYRQGNYEQAVQEYDKVLEQYPSGNKAPAAQLKKGFALLELGRRNDGVRELNALVKRYPRSLEADQARKRLASLGTKPSAARPARRPGD
- a CDS encoding 2-oxoacid:ferredoxin oxidoreductase subunit beta, which translates into the protein MATAPTSTPQPKTNRIGLTVIEYKGGKTTLCAGCGHNAISERIIDAMYEMGIPPEHVIKPSGIGCSSKSPAYFMNRSHSFNAVHGRMPSVATGALLANRKLIALGVSGDGDTASIGIGQFVHMMRRNLPMIYIIEDNGVYGLTKGQFSATADIGSKLKSGVINDLPPIDTCSLAIMLGATYVGRSFSGDKKQLLAMLKAAIAHNGTAMLDVISPCVTFNDHEGSTKSYKFTKDHDEPLQEVSFVPAFEDIDVEYEAGATVDVSMHDGSRLRLRKIEEGYDPTNKAESLKRLAEAHDKGEILTGVFYVNPTAPTFMELLNVTDESLATLPESVVRPSRQVLEECMEELR
- the pal gene encoding peptidoglycan-associated lipoprotein Pal, whose product is MKWIFLIVLLGSVLTLGGCKKKVAPAPPPPPPPPAAPTASLSASPDTIQLGQSSTLTWQTQNATAVTLDGSNVNPNGSQRVSPTQSTTYRLVAKGAGGTQEATARVTVTPPPPPPFQPSATDEELFSRNVRDIFFDYDKYDIRADQQAALQADAQFLAQHPAMHFTLEGHCDERGSTEYNLALGDNRANAVKNALIQAGVGADRIHAISYGKEKPFCTESSEQCWQQNRRGHFVYQR
- a CDS encoding TonB family protein is translated as MPARADIYTERENWQQPLAWSVALHGLFFASMLIYGAIFGRFAGESWGGAGSGGSAMSATLVSTIPLPHAATQTQNILANESKGLTQSLPQVKEEPTPEAIPIPEKDTKRRPEPKPRTSTQTKPRPPEEEPSNVVPFGQGGPVSGPYGVFSTPNAKGGFGFNGGSGDFGSRFGWYVRVVQQKVSENWLKYEIDPNIHDARRVYITFEITRSGQPANVQIEQSSGVPSLDQSALRALQRIDSFGPLPNEYAGNRVSVEFWFDFRR
- the tolB gene encoding Tol-Pal system beta propeller repeat protein TolB, which encodes MMKRIVLAFLAILLLTSVSFAQNDWIRTGTGLGVEKVRLAVPDFKQVTADSASGLLLKAFNETLWNDLSQAGIFDVVSKSFYPLQVPGSPDEVKLDAWANPPTNAGMLAFGNLNASAGDVVVQGWLYDVKNSQSPQVLGKQYREKATEENARIIAHRFADEIIFRLGGGIPGIAESKIAFVSSRDGHKEIWLMDYDGANQRPLTHLGSIALSPRISPDGSRVAFSAITGGGWNIGMYSLDLGRTVSFPRFGGTNLSPAWAPDGKQIAFSSSRSGDPEIFVADSDGSHLRRVTAYRGPDVAPVWNPKTGAQIAWVSGRSGLPQIYLMEADGTNPQRITDQGYAVSPSWSPNGQYLAFAWIRHYGPGMPGAQDIYVMDIASKQIVQLTHEAGRNDFPSWSPDGRHLVFQSNRAGGEQIWTMLADGTEQHRLTSAGHNTQPNWSWK
- a CDS encoding biopolymer transporter ExbD gives rise to the protein MAFTDSNGRTRSALADINITPLVDVVLVLLIIFMLTAPILQSGIEVDVPKTKTVKEITEERLVISIDKQQRVFLGNDPINVNLIPATLRRRVRDPQRQSIFLRADENVPFGAFATVMDAVKQAGITNVSIVTQPLNPNAGTR